The window ACTTCGACCGCGCCGCCCGTCATTATCACCTTCTCCGGACCGTCCGAATGGAACTCAAACTCCCCGGGGAGATATACGCCAAGAGTCTGCGTCTTTCCGTCTGGATAGCGAAGAGTGCGGCTCTGCACCTTGCCGTCGCAGTAGATATTTACCTTTACCTTGACATCGACTGAATTTATGAATTCTGACATCACATATCCTCCTGTTCTCTTGATTAATGGGGAAGAGCGCCGCGCTCCTCCCCATAGCAGCTACTGTTAGACTTTTTAGTTTTCGTCGGCAGCCTTAGCGCCGGACTTAGCAGCCGCCTTGGCCGCCAGTCTCGCCGCCTTTTCAGGGTTCAGATAATCCGTCTCAAATTCCTTGACCAGCTTGAATATTACTGGCGAGAGCAGTGTCAGGGCGATGACGTTTACATAGACCGGCAGGGCCGACTGTATATCAAGCATCATCCATACGACTGAGGGGACGGTCCCGTGATAGAAGAAGAACATCGAGACGCAGAGGGGAACCATCGGCCCCGTGTAGCGTACAAACCTCACATATTTCATGCGCTCCTCGTGGGGCTTATTCTGAACACAGTAGACGATGAGCGATTCCAGATATGAGAACCAGCCCGTTGTCGTGGTGAGGGAGAAGATTATCATAAAGAACGCCAGCATGTGCGGGGCATATCCGCCGAAGGCTATCCCCAGCGCTTCGCCGACCGAACCGGCGCCGCCGCGTCCTGTCTGCCACGCGCCGGTGATGATGACCATCAAGCCGGTGATGGTGCAGACGACCATCGTATCCATGAAGACCTCCATCGCGCCCCACAGTCCCTGGCGTCCCGGATGGTCGACGTTGACGGCCGCGTGGATGATCGGCGAGCTGCCCCAGCCGGCCTCGTTGCTGTATACGCTTCTTGCCACGCCGACCTGAACGACCTTCATCACCGTAACTCCGGCAAAGCCTCCGACCGCCGCGTAGGGCTGGAAGGCATAATAGAATATCGATTTGATACCGGCGATCGCAGCCGGCAGGTCCTTAATTATTATCAGCAGTCCAGCGGCCAGATAGCAGATCACCATCGCAGGTACGGCGCGTTCCGCGAATTTTACGATACGCGGGATACCGCCGAGTACGATCACATAGCAAATCCCAGTATAGAATATCGCGCAAAATATGGCGGTCGTTCCCGAAAGTTTGAAGGCGCTTTGCAGGGCTTCAACGATCGTGTACGGTCCGGGCGCGAAATAGAAGGCGCCGATCATCATCACGGTGAAGATGAGGGATAGTATCTTGCACCACTTCCAGCCTTTACCCTCCACAAGTCCCTTTTGGATATAATACGCCGCGCTTCCGTACGATGAACCGTCCTCATAGCGCTGCTTATAATGCTGAGTAAGGACGATCTCGCTCATCTTGGTGACCATTCCCACCAACGCCGCCATCCACATCCAGAAGAGCGCTCCCGGTCCGCCGATGGCGATCGCGCTTGCCACGCCGGCGATATTGCCGTTGCCTACGGTGCCGCCCAGCGCCGTGGCAAAGGCGCCAAAGGAAGAAACCTTGCTTTCTCTGACTTTTTTGTTCTTACGGAAGAGACCTCCCAGGGTATTATAGAAGATATCCCCAAAACGGCGGAACTGGAAAAAACCCGTTCCGATAGTGAGGAACAGCCCGAGAAGAAGAAACATTATTGCGAAATATTTGTTCCAGAGTACGGTCCACGCGACATATTCGAGCGCCGCTTCCACCTGTTTTGCTATCGTTGCATCCATGCCGGTACCTCCGTGATTTGTATAATCGATAAATAAGTGTTATTATTGTTTGACTAAGGTGCTTAAAAGCAGTAGGATGTTGTTTTTTCGTTGTGCTGACGCTTCACGCGTCGCTTGTTACGTAAACAGGCAGGAAGGGACAACTTCCTGCCTGCATTTATTCCAGATAAACTTATTTTTCCCAGAGTTTTACGTTCTTTTCTACCTCTACTTTTTCTTTGTAGAAGATGCCGCGCTTTGCCTGTTCGGCCATGACCCAGTTATAGAAGTCGTCGTCCTTGGCGAGTTTTTCCGCGGCGAGCATTCCCTTGCCGGTGAGTTTCCCGTCGACCATCGCGCGCGCGAAGATGCCGCAGGTGCAGGCGGTAGTCCAGGCCATCGAAGTGTAGCCCGTTTCGGGGATTTCCTTCTGGGCGATCTCCCAAGTGTACGTCACACGGTCATCGCCTTTGATGCCCTTGACGACGATCTTCAAGACGGACATGTCGACCTCTCCCGGCTGTCTCTGATATTTCTTTGAGAAGATGTCGATAAGAATGTCGCGTGGGACCTGTTTGACCTTGCCGAGCATTCTCTCTTCCTTGTCGAAGAGGTCAAGGTCGTTGAGCAGGCGCATCTGCGCCGCAAGGCCGGGCCAGCGGACGGTGTAGGCCGCCATCTCGGGTACGTCCTTGAAGCTGCGGAAGAGCCCGCCGAGTCCGTTGCTTGTGAAGCATTCGAGATTTTTGAATTCCTCTATCTCAAAGTCCATTACCTCGCTGAGAGCGGGGATGACCATCTCTTTACCGCCGCGGACGACCGTCGTCGGCTGGTTGAACTGGTTGAGATTGTCGGAGATCGACCAGGTAGTGAAATAGTTGAAGGGAGGACGGGGATTCACGGGGAGGCCGCCGCCGACGTAGACGTACATCTCTTCGCACTTATCGAGCTTGTAATAGCCGCGCCCGCCGAAGAAGTTGCTCATGCCGGGCTCAAAGCCGATCATTGAGATGCCGAGCCCGCCGGTCTCCTGGCCGATTTTGTCATAGGGTTCGTCTGAACGGCCGTGCATGCTGGAAACATTGGAGATCTTTTTACCGAGCTCCATCGCAATCTGAGTTACCAGATAGCCGACAGTCCCTGGCATTGCCGCGGTGATGATGTCACAGTCAGCCGAAAGCTTTGCGATCAGATCCTTATCGGTAGCGGAGCCTTTGACTGTTTCGACACTTGGATAGAGACGCTTGGTCTCGGCAAGGTTTTCCTCGCTCATGTCCAGCACGACAAAATCAAAATCGCTGATCATGTCGTGAACTATGCAGCGGCCTACCATTCCCGCGCCGATCTGTAGAGCTTTTTTCTTTGTTGCCATCTTTGTTCCTCCTATTGATATGAATTTATTTTGCTGACAATAAGAAATTAATGGATACGATGTATACTTGAAAACAAATTCTGGCACTACCATAGGTTCATCCAACGATCTGATGTGAATATATCATGTCTTTTGTATATCGTCAAGCATTGATTTTGTTTGTACTGATGCGTCGTGATAGCGTTACAATATGTGATAATCGCATGAAATACCACTATAAATCAGTGCCCAGGCGAAAATACGATCACGTAGGGTGGGATCTATCGAAATAAATAGAAACTGCTGATAATTCATGTAAACAGTACGGCGATTTTATTGACAGGAGTCGATTTATCGTAAATGAAGCGGCTGTCAGGGCAGTCATTTTTAGCATCCATTTCTGCAGCCACGGATCAGTAATGGAGGCCTATCCGATTGATGCGTGAGTTTTCCATAATGTTTATTGCAGAAGTTTGCGCTGCCCTGCGGACATATGCAAAGCGGCGCCGATTTTAGCCTGTAAGGCTGGATAAGGGTAAAAGGCGCGGGGACCGCGCATATGTTAATAATCAGCGGTCCTTGCCTCATCATTTTAATTCCGATATATTGATATTACTGTACCATTTCCGCGTCCCAGAATTTATATTCCCCGACCTTGTTCATCCATACGTCGCGTACCTTGTCCTGATTGACGAGGTAACAGAAGTTGCCATAATAGAGCGGCGATACGGGTGTCGCGTCCATGAGTATCTTTTCCGCGTTCTTGAGATGCCCGTTACGCGTGGTACCCGATGTTTTCTGCGCCATCAAAATTTCCTGTTCAAAGGCCTTATGTTCCGGATTGAGGACCGTGTCGTTGGGAGCCACTTTTGACTTTTTCCATCTCCACTGGCATTCATTCCAGCTGCTGTCTGTCGCGTAGGCATCGAAGAAGGTCATCGGATCAGCATAATCGCCGGTCCAGTTGCCGCCGCTGATTATGAAATCCCCTCTTTTTCTCTTGTCGACGAGCACCTGCCATTCCATATTGTCAAGCTCAACTTTAACGTTAAGGTTGTTTTTCAGCATCTCCTGGATAGCCTCGGACATCTTTTTAAGAGATTCTCTCGTTACGTAGGTATAGGTTACCTTCGGGAAGCCCTTTCCATTGGGATATCCGGCCTCTGCCAATAATTTTTGCGCCTCTTCCACGCGCGCGGCATTGGGGTCGATACCGTACTCTGTGGTCGGCTTGCCGTTCTTGTCGAGAGTTCTGAAGCTTTCGCCTGTCGAGAGTGAAAGTACTGGAGGGACGATGCCTGTCGCAGGAGTCTCTCCGCCTTTGAGAGCGGATTCGCAGATCGCCTTTCTGTTGAGCGCGAGCGCGAAGGCTTTTCTGACACGCACGTCGTTGAATGGAGGTTTGTCGACGTTGAAGATGATGTATGCGGTCTGCATTCTCGGTGTGAATACCAGATTAGGTTCTTCGGCGATGAGTCTTGGAATCTCTGCCGGCGGTATTTCCGGATTTACATGGATATCTCCCGCGTTGAACGCGTTAAGTGCGGTTGTTTGGTCGGAGACGAATACCATTTTTACCTTATCAATCTTCACATTCTTGCTGTCATAATACTGGGGATTTTTGGCAATCGTGAGGTTGTCGCCGATTTTATAGGATTCCAGAACGAACGGTCCGTTCGAGATACAGGTCTTGGGGTTCTTTTCCCACCCGTCGCCATATTTTTCCACGATGTCCTTTCTTACGGGCATGAAGGAGAAGAATGTCGTCAGGTTGAGGAAATAGGGCACCTTCGATTCCAGAACGACCTGAAATGTCTTATCATCCAGGGCCTTGACGCCGACTTCGCTTGCCTTTACCTTTCCGTCAAAGAATGCCTTCGCGTTTTTTATATACGAGGTACCCATATACGAATACTCTGAACCGGCTTTGGGGTCAAGGAGTCTCAGCCACGCGTACTCAAAGTCTTTAGCGGTGACGGGTTTCCCGTCAGACCATGTGATATTCGGCTTCAGATAAAAGGTATAGGTAAGTCCGTCCGGAGATATCGTATATTTCTCCGCCTGTCCGGGGGCCAGCTTGCCGTCTTTTGTATCTTTCATCAGTCCCTCGAAGATGTTGCCTATGACGAAACTCCCTCCAGAATCATCGATCGAGGGGTCCCAAGCTTTGATTTCCTTACCGTGGTTGAATACCAACACCTTCGGCGCCGCGTATGCAACGGCCGCCTGTGAGAAGAAAGCTGTGAATACAAGTACGATGGCTGCTATCAATTCAAATCTCTTTTTTGTCAACATGTGGATGCTCCTTTCGGCTAACTCAGGCAATGCCCGTGTTCCGGCATCAAATGGTCAAACATCTTTCTCTCTGCGTCTCTGTTTTTTGTGTCTCTTGCACGGCATTTCTCCCCTCTGTTTTCATTATTAAAGGAGGTGGCAGGCTGCATAGTGTTCCGAGCCGAGGTTTCTTAATTCTGGAGTCACCTCGGAGCAAACTTTTTTGGCGTAGCGGCAGCGTGTGCGAAACCGGCATCCTGACGGCGGATTGAGCGGACTTGGCACCTCGCCCTCAAGGATGATGTTTTTTTTCTCCGCCCGAGGATTGGGAATGGGGATCGAGGAGAGCAGAGCTATGGTGTATGGGTGCTGCGGGTTGTTGTATAGCTCGTCAGCGGTAGTTACCTCCATGAGGCTTCCAAGGTACATTACACCGACGCGGTTTGAGATATGCCGTACCATGGAGAGGTCGTGCGCGATGAAAAGATAGGTGAGGCCGATCTCCCGCTGCAGATCTTCCATCATATTCACGATCTGTGCCTGCACGGAAACATCGAGCGCCGATATCGGTTCGTCGCATATTATGAGTTCCGGCATTACCGACAGCGCTCTGGCGATCCCTATCCGCTGCCGCTGCCCGCCGGAAAATTCATGCGGATATCTGTTGGCGTGGTTTTTGCGCAGGCCGACCCTTTTGAGCAGCTCAAATATCCTTTCCTGACGTTCTTTACCTGAGGCGAGCTTATGGATGTCAAGCGGTTCGCCAATGATGTCGGCGACGGTCATTCGGGGGTTGAGCGAGGCGTAAGGGTCCTGGAATATCATCTGGATCTTCTTGCGGTAGGGCATAAAGGTTTTGGGAGAGAGCCTGGCGACGTCAATGCCGTCATAGTATATCTCGCCCGCCGTCGGTTCGTAGAGGCGCATGACGGTTCTGCCAACGGTGGTTTTTCCGCAGCCGGATTCTCCGACAAGACCCAGCGTCTCTCCCTTTCGGATGTAAAAGCTGACGTTGTCGACGGCCTTTATCTCTTGTACCTTTTTTGAGATCAGCCCTTCGTCTTTATAGAAATATTTTTTTAGGTTTCTAACGTCAAGAAGGATATTATCGTTCAACTGAACTAATGCCTCCTTTCATCTCGTTATAGCGGTCGCAGCACGGCGCATGTTTGTCAAGCAGCCAGCAGGCCGCTTTGTGTCCCTCTCCAACTTGATAGTATCCCGGGCGGTGGCTGGTGCATATATTCATGGAAAAACTGCATCTTGGTGAGAATGGACAGCCTTGAGGCGGATTCAGGAGGTCCGGCGGCGTCCCCGGTATTGGAATGAGTCTGTGGCGCGCGCCGGTGGCCACATTTGGTATCGACCTCAGCAGTCCCATCGTATACGGATGCGCGGGGTTAAAAAATACGTCGTCGGTTTTCCCCTCCTCCATGACCAAACCCGCGTACATGACGTCTATTCGGGTGCAGATATCCGCCACTACGCCGAGGTCGTGTGTGATCAGGATGGTAGAGGTTCCGGTATTTTGTCCAAGCTCCTTTATGAGCCGGATGATCTGTGCCTGTATCGTCACGTCAAGCGCCGTCGTAGGTTCGTCGGCGATAAGAAGCTCCGGACGGCAGGAGAGCGCCATCGCTATCATTGCCCGCTGCCGCATCCCACCTGAAAACTCATGCGGATAGCAGGCGGCACGCCTTTTGGAATCTGGGATGCCGACCATCTCCAGCATTTCGACGGCCTTTTCCGCGGCCTCCTTTTTTGTGAGGCGCTGATGCTGCAGCAGGGCCTCTTCGATCTGAAAGCCGACCCGCAGCACCGGATTCAACGAGGTCATGGGGTCTTGAAAGATCATCGCAATATTATTTCCGCGTATCTTTGTCATCTCATGCTCTGTTTTTTTCAGAAGATCTTCTCCTTTGAAGAGAATCTCTCCGTCTACGACCCTTCCGGGGTGCAGCAGCAGACGCATTATGGAAAGAGAGGTGACGCTTTTGCCGCTGCCTGACTCTCCGACGATACCTAGAGTCTCCCCGCTCTCTATATGAATGTCGATGCCCCGTATCGCCTTTACTTCGCCGAGATGAGTAAAGAAAGAGGTATGCAGATTGCGTATTTCAAGTACGTTTTTATTTTCAGCCATGTCTACAGCCTACTTTCTCAGCTTGGGGTCAAGCGCGTCTCTCAGTCCGTCGCCAAGCAGATTGAATGTGAGTATCGTAAGAGAGATTGCCGCCGCGGGGAATAGCAGCTGCTGCGGATAGGTGTACAGCCCCTCAAGAGCGTCGTTGCAAAGCGTTCCCCATGAGGCGATGGGAGCGGAGACGCCGAGTCCGACAAAACTCAGAAAAGCCTCGGTAAAAATCGCGTTGGGGATCATCATGGTTATGGTAACCATGATCGGCCCCATTATGTTTGGAAGCAGGTGGCGCAGAAGTATATACCTGGTCGGAGCGCCCAGTGATTTGGCCGCGAGGACGAACTCCTGCTTCTTCAGAGAAAGCACCTCTCCGCGTACCAGCCTTGCCATGCTTACCCAGTAGGTAAGTCCTATTGTCAGAATTATAGTGAAGAGTCCGCCGCTGTCGAAGAGGACGCGAAGCAGTATAACGTAGAGCAGAGTCGGTATCGTATTTATTATATCGACGACTCTCATCATCGCGTCATCTACCTTACCGCCGCAATAGCCGGAGACGCCGCCAAACAATACGCCTATAATGAAGCATACGATAGCCGTTGCAAAGCCGACTGCGAGCGATATGCGCGCGCCGTATACTATCCTGATGAAAATGTCTCTGCCGAGCGCGTCATTGCCAAAGATATGGCTCTTATTCCAAACGCGGAGCGAGGGCTCTACCTCTTTACCGTCCACAGTGACGATATATCTCTTCATGTTTTCAAATTTGTGTTCCTCCGCGGGTAAATCGACCTTTTCTCCGCGTTCGGCGGCCCTTCTCAACGAATAGAGTTTTTTCTTTGCGGCAAAGTATTGGCTGTAATCCACCTTAATATCCTTACCGTCGAGCACGAAGTTTTTCTGACGCGTCATGAGATTGTCGCCGGTGTTTTCCGCCATCTTTCCAAGCGTCCCGTCACGCGCCACCTGAAGGACATTGTAATCGTTCGTGATATAAAACGAGGCGCCCGTCCCGTCTATCTCATAGAGTTCGAGCCTGCAGGGAACGTTAGAGTATTCCAGGTTCTGGTCTGAATAGGTATACCTCCAAAAATATGGCAGGAATACCGCTGCGGCTGTCATGAGCACTATAAAGACTAGAGAGAACATCGCCGTCTTATTCTCTCGAAATCTTCTCCAGACATCCTGATAGAAAGTAAGGCTTTTGCGCTTGATATCCTCTGATTTTGTAAAGTCGTGCTCGGTTTCTTTCCACAGCTCTGTGTGGTTAAGATCAAGCCGTTCGTCTATATTTGCCATTGCAAGCCCTCCTCAGTCGAATTTGATCCTGGGGTCGATAAGAACGTAAAGGATATCGACCAGCAGAACCATCAGAACGAGGAGTACACCGTAAAATACAGTTACTCCAAGTATCAGAGAATAGTCGCGGTTAAGGATACTTGTTGTGAACAGACAGCCTATACCGGGTATGCCGAAGACCTTTTCGACGACGAACGAGCCGGTGACGATGCTTGCTACGCAGGGTCCCATATAAGTGGCTACCGGAATCAGCGCGTTGCGCAGCGCATGACGTGTCATTACGACAAAGCTCGTAAGTCCCTTCGCCTTAGCGGTGCGGATATAATCCTGCTGGAGCACTTCAAGCATCGAGGTGCGCGTGAGACGGGTTATGAAGGCAATCGAAAACGCGCCTATCGCAAAAGCCGGACCGATGTAATCCCTGAAGTTCTCCGCTCCGTAGGAGGGGACGATACCCAGTTTTTTATTGAAGACATAAAGATATATCGTCGCAACGACAAAACTTGGTATTGTCGTCCCCAGCGTCGCGAGCAGCATCAAGACTCTGTCCGATAGTCTGTTATGTCTGAGCGCCGCGTAGACTCCGAAAAATATACCGAAGCCGAGTATGAAGGCGACGGCAAGCAGCCCGATCTTTGCCGAGTATGGAAAGCCGCTCTCAATGATGGCGCGGGTAGTTACTCCTCTTTTATGATAAGAGACACCGAAATCTCCCTTGACGAAGTTGAACAGATATGTGAGATACTGAACTCCTAACGGCTTGTCAAGTCCGTACTTCGCCTCAAGCGCCGCCCGTGTCTCATCCGGCAGCCCGCGTGCGCTGGTAAAGGGACTTCCAGGCAGATTATGCATTATCAGAAATGTAATCGTAATAACGAACCAAATAGTAAGAACTGCGGATACAATGCGTTTTAGAGTATATTTCAGCATTTCTGCACATCCTTTGTTTTAACAGTATCGAATGTTCTTTGGGTACAGGGAGGCTGTTCCACTATATATGGAAAAGCCTTCTTCTTTCGCCATTCCTGAACATCTTCCATCTCCGCCGACAGAGATTTCACGGAGCTACTACAAAGAATACGTTAAATACGAGGTATACATTGAAATTCTGGTAATACCACTGGTACTTCTATGGATTAAGGTAAATATATCATGTATAAATATTCGCGTCAAGTAAATAAAAGTAAGGACTTATTGATAAAAAGGTGCAAATAAATTAATCATAGCCAAGAACTTTTGTAAAAAATCGTAAAAGCGTAAGAAAAAACCCAAATACCTTAAAGACGGCTGTAAAAAGCAGGTTTGTTTGCCGGAGAGTTGAGATATTATTTTCATAGATAGTTTGGCATGTAAGGTGCAGCTTTATGAAAGGAGCGGCATGATCATTTTATGGATCATGCCGCCATTGCCGGTTTTAGACCTTTGAACGTTTATCCAGTATATTAATTTTTCAGGTTCCAATACGGGTAGGGTATGTCGGTGATCAATTCAGGATGTTTCCTGCGCATCACCTCAGCGGTTTCAAGCAGATGCATCTTTAGCGTATCACCGGCATCGTTGGCGTTGTTTTCTTCAATAGCTTTAATAATTGCCCCATGGCGTGATTTGATGAGATCGATCCAGCCCTTTTCCATCAGCATATCAGGATGGACGAGGATGTTGTTGCGTTCAACAAGGCTGTTGATGCTTTCATTTAACCTTGAAAGGATCGGGTTGTGCGCGGATTCTGTCACCAGATGGTGCAACAGCGCCTCCCATTTCCCGTTCTGCGCCTGTTCCTTCGGCGTTATGTAGGGACAGGAGACAAAATTTTCATAACACTCGCGTAGTTTTCTGATGTCGTTCTCTGTTCGGCGCATCGCGGCGATCCTTGCTGCCGGCACTTCGATGATGAGACGCACCTCAAGCTGATATGAGACGAAATCAGCTGGGAGCATCTGCAAACTTTTCAGAGAGTCGAGCATCCCAAAGTTATCCAGGCTTTTTATAAATATACCCTGTCGTTCACGTACCTCAAGCGAACCTTCGGCCACCATTGAGATTACGGCCTCACGCAGGACGTTCCTGCTGACGTCGAGCATCTGAGCCAGTTCCCGTTCGGAGGGCAGCTTATCCCCCTCGTTGAAAGATCCCGATGATACCAGCTCTCGCAGTTTTTCCTGGACTATTTTTTTCTTGCTCTCCTTTTTCTCAAGAGGCATGCCGATTTTCATGAGATTTCCTCCAACGCGAAAGTTTTTTCATTAGTATTAGCGTTAATATAGCAAAGATCTCCAAAGAGAATAACACTAAGTAGTATAATACCAAATAACGGACCAGAGGCAATACCAGAAAATTTTGTGATTGGAGAATAATGATGGATCATCGCGGCAGGAGCCTTCTTGAGATACATGTTGCTGTCCTACTTTTTGGTCTGACCGGCCTCTTCGGCAAGTCCGTGGATATTCCGGCGAGATATATCGTACTGGGGCGCGTCTTTTTTGCCTCTTTGTCTATGGGGATCTATTTTCTCATTAAACGAAAGGACATCCGTTTAACATGTGGGGCCGATTATACCGCCATCTCCCTCCTTGGCGCGCTGCTGGCCTTTCACTGGACGGCCTTTTATACTTCGGTGCAGGTGTCGACGGTGGCGATCGCGCTGCTCACCTTTTCCGCCTATCCGATATTCGTCACCTTTCTTGAGCCGCTGATGTTCCGCGAGAGGCTGAAGAAGATCGACGTACTCTTCGCCTTTGTGATGTTCATGGGGGTGCTCCTCATCGTGCCCGAGTTCAACATAAAAAACAATCTGACTATCGGTCTGCTGTGGGGCATGGCGGGCAGCGTCAGCTTCGCGGTTATGTCTCTGCTGAACCGCCGTTTTGCCTCCAGTTACGACGGCAGCATGATCGCCTTTTACGAACAGGGGGTCGCGGCGCTGGTGCTGCTGCCGATGCTTCTCTTTTACCGTCCGGCGGTATCCGCGAAGGATTGGGGGCTTCTCATTCTGCTTGGCGTTCTATTTACTGGCGTCGCTCATTCGCTCT of the Cloacibacillus sp. genome contains:
- a CDS encoding ABC transporter permease, whose translation is MLKYTLKRIVSAVLTIWFVITITFLIMHNLPGSPFTSARGLPDETRAALEAKYGLDKPLGVQYLTYLFNFVKGDFGVSYHKRGVTTRAIIESGFPYSAKIGLLAVAFILGFGIFFGVYAALRHNRLSDRVLMLLATLGTTIPSFVVATIYLYVFNKKLGIVPSYGAENFRDYIGPAFAIGAFSIAFITRLTRTSMLEVLQQDYIRTAKAKGLTSFVVMTRHALRNALIPVATYMGPCVASIVTGSFVVEKVFGIPGIGCLFTTSILNRDYSLILGVTVFYGVLLVLMVLLVDILYVLIDPRIKFD
- a CDS encoding GntR family transcriptional regulator; protein product: MKIGMPLEKKESKKKIVQEKLRELVSSGSFNEGDKLPSERELAQMLDVSRNVLREAVISMVAEGSLEVRERQGIFIKSLDNFGMLDSLKSLQMLPADFVSYQLEVRLIIEVPAARIAAMRRTENDIRKLRECYENFVSCPYITPKEQAQNGKWEALLHHLVTESAHNPILSRLNESINSLVERNNILVHPDMLMEKGWIDLIKSRHGAIIKAIEENNANDAGDTLKMHLLETAEVMRRKHPELITDIPYPYWNLKN
- a CDS encoding ABC transporter permease yields the protein MANIDERLDLNHTELWKETEHDFTKSEDIKRKSLTFYQDVWRRFRENKTAMFSLVFIVLMTAAAVFLPYFWRYTYSDQNLEYSNVPCRLELYEIDGTGASFYITNDYNVLQVARDGTLGKMAENTGDNLMTRQKNFVLDGKDIKVDYSQYFAAKKKLYSLRRAAERGEKVDLPAEEHKFENMKRYIVTVDGKEVEPSLRVWNKSHIFGNDALGRDIFIRIVYGARISLAVGFATAIVCFIIGVLFGGVSGYCGGKVDDAMMRVVDIINTIPTLLYVILLRVLFDSGGLFTIILTIGLTYWVSMARLVRGEVLSLKKQEFVLAAKSLGAPTRYILLRHLLPNIMGPIMVTITMMIPNAIFTEAFLSFVGLGVSAPIASWGTLCNDALEGLYTYPQQLLFPAAAISLTILTFNLLGDGLRDALDPKLRK
- a CDS encoding amino acid carrier protein, translated to MDATIAKQVEAALEYVAWTVLWNKYFAIMFLLLGLFLTIGTGFFQFRRFGDIFYNTLGGLFRKNKKVRESKVSSFGAFATALGGTVGNGNIAGVASAIAIGGPGALFWMWMAALVGMVTKMSEIVLTQHYKQRYEDGSSYGSAAYYIQKGLVEGKGWKWCKILSLIFTVMMIGAFYFAPGPYTIVEALQSAFKLSGTTAIFCAIFYTGICYVIVLGGIPRIVKFAERAVPAMVICYLAAGLLIIIKDLPAAIAGIKSIFYYAFQPYAAVGGFAGVTVMKVVQVGVARSVYSNEAGWGSSPIIHAAVNVDHPGRQGLWGAMEVFMDTMVVCTITGLMVIITGAWQTGRGGAGSVGEALGIAFGGYAPHMLAFFMIIFSLTTTTGWFSYLESLIVYCVQNKPHEERMKYVRFVRYTGPMVPLCVSMFFFYHGTVPSVVWMMLDIQSALPVYVNVIALTLLSPVIFKLVKEFETDYLNPEKAARLAAKAAAKSGAKAADEN
- a CDS encoding DMT family transporter, with the translated sequence MMDHRGRSLLEIHVAVLLFGLTGLFGKSVDIPARYIVLGRVFFASLSMGIYFLIKRKDIRLTCGADYTAISLLGALLAFHWTAFYTSVQVSTVAIALLTFSAYPIFVTFLEPLMFRERLKKIDVLFAFVMFMGVLLIVPEFNIKNNLTIGLLWGMAGSVSFAVMSLLNRRFASSYDGSMIAFYEQGVAALVLLPMLLFYRPAVSAKDWGLLILLGVLFTGVAHSLFIGGMKHVRAQTAGIIASLESVYGIISAALILGEIPSLRELVGGAVILGTAAYSTLRSSKEG
- a CDS encoding peptide ABC transporter substrate-binding protein, whose product is MTKKRFELIAAIVLVFTAFFSQAAVAYAAPKVLVFNHGKEIKAWDPSIDDSGGSFVIGNIFEGLMKDTKDGKLAPGQAEKYTISPDGLTYTFYLKPNITWSDGKPVTAKDFEYAWLRLLDPKAGSEYSYMGTSYIKNAKAFFDGKVKASEVGVKALDDKTFQVVLESKVPYFLNLTTFFSFMPVRKDIVEKYGDGWEKNPKTCISNGPFVLESYKIGDNLTIAKNPQYYDSKNVKIDKVKMVFVSDQTTALNAFNAGDIHVNPEIPPAEIPRLIAEEPNLVFTPRMQTAYIIFNVDKPPFNDVRVRKAFALALNRKAICESALKGGETPATGIVPPVLSLSTGESFRTLDKNGKPTTEYGIDPNAARVEEAQKLLAEAGYPNGKGFPKVTYTYVTRESLKKMSEAIQEMLKNNLNVKVELDNMEWQVLVDKRKRGDFIISGGNWTGDYADPMTFFDAYATDSSWNECQWRWKKSKVAPNDTVLNPEHKAFEQEILMAQKTSGTTRNGHLKNAEKILMDATPVSPLYYGNFCYLVNQDKVRDVWMNKVGEYKFWDAEMVQ
- a CDS encoding dipeptide ABC transporter ATP-binding protein, encoding MNDNILLDVRNLKKYFYKDEGLISKKVQEIKAVDNVSFYIRKGETLGLVGESGCGKTTVGRTVMRLYEPTAGEIYYDGIDVARLSPKTFMPYRKKIQMIFQDPYASLNPRMTVADIIGEPLDIHKLASGKERQERIFELLKRVGLRKNHANRYPHEFSGGQRQRIGIARALSVMPELIICDEPISALDVSVQAQIVNMMEDLQREIGLTYLFIAHDLSMVRHISNRVGVMYLGSLMEVTTADELYNNPQHPYTIALLSSIPIPNPRAEKKNIILEGEVPSPLNPPSGCRFRTRCRYAKKVCSEVTPELRNLGSEHYAACHLL
- a CDS encoding saccharopine dehydrogenase C-terminal domain-containing protein, which produces MATKKKALQIGAGMVGRCIVHDMISDFDFVVLDMSEENLAETKRLYPSVETVKGSATDKDLIAKLSADCDIITAAMPGTVGYLVTQIAMELGKKISNVSSMHGRSDEPYDKIGQETGGLGISMIGFEPGMSNFFGGRGYYKLDKCEEMYVYVGGGLPVNPRPPFNYFTTWSISDNLNQFNQPTTVVRGGKEMVIPALSEVMDFEIEEFKNLECFTSNGLGGLFRSFKDVPEMAAYTVRWPGLAAQMRLLNDLDLFDKEERMLGKVKQVPRDILIDIFSKKYQRQPGEVDMSVLKIVVKGIKGDDRVTYTWEIAQKEIPETGYTSMAWTTACTCGIFARAMVDGKLTGKGMLAAEKLAKDDDFYNWVMAEQAKRGIFYKEKVEVEKNVKLWEK
- a CDS encoding ABC transporter ATP-binding protein, coding for MAENKNVLEIRNLHTSFFTHLGEVKAIRGIDIHIESGETLGIVGESGSGKSVTSLSIMRLLLHPGRVVDGEILFKGEDLLKKTEHEMTKIRGNNIAMIFQDPMTSLNPVLRVGFQIEEALLQHQRLTKKEAAEKAVEMLEMVGIPDSKRRAACYPHEFSGGMRQRAMIAMALSCRPELLIADEPTTALDVTIQAQIIRLIKELGQNTGTSTILITHDLGVVADICTRIDVMYAGLVMEEGKTDDVFFNPAHPYTMGLLRSIPNVATGARHRLIPIPGTPPDLLNPPQGCPFSPRCSFSMNICTSHRPGYYQVGEGHKAACWLLDKHAPCCDRYNEMKGGISSVER
- a CDS encoding pyrimidine/purine nucleoside phosphorylase, giving the protein MSEFINSVDVKVKVNIYCDGKVQSRTLRYPDGKTQTLGVYLPGEFEFHSDGPEKVIMTGGAVEVLFPGDKDWRLVETGGCYDVPANTVFKVRCGEISEYICDFL